The Branchiostoma floridae strain S238N-H82 chromosome 3, Bfl_VNyyK, whole genome shotgun sequence genomic sequence AAACCTTGGAGAAACTGAGCACTGCGTGACTGTACAACATTGGCATGTGGTTAGGTTTCTTGCAAATATTTTTGCTAATGCTAAATTAGTTGGAAGTGCTAAAATCCCTTAGCGTttttgccagattttgacatcagattctcttttttttacagatcTGTAGATTGAGAATTCAGGTTGTAATTACAGATGGGTGAGAAAACGGATGATGAGCCTTTCCTGGTAGGTTTTACTTAAACCATCTTGTAGGCATTTTATGAAAATGTAGTCAGACTAACCCAATTAAGATACATGTCACATTCTGCATTCTGGCAATCACCACAGTCACACAACAGCGTTTGTTTGCATTTATATGCTGTGCATGATTATCTGTATGAGAACTACAAGACTGTATGTCGCTTAACTTTTACAGCCTTGATAACATTCTAGAAGAAAGTGCACTTTTGTTGTCATAACAAGACCAGGTGTCCTAATTCATAATTGGAATACCCCCAGGACATGAGATAAGTAATAGTTATTAAGAGCTTTGTTTCTGTACAGTAGTATGCTGGATGCCAGAGTTGTGAAACTTTATTCCAATATATAATGTTTATGTCTTATATTGACCTTCTAAAACAGCAGTGTATTTGTGTTTGAGATACACTTAATTTGGCAGTGAGGTCACACGAGAGGTCAGGGAACATGCAAATCACCATAAAGGTTTATATAATTATAggtctctgtatctgtatctatatctatacagCAGGAATAACCGGCCTtcgccgtaacacaccagctaatcAGATGTCAATCTTCTGACATATAGTCTGGTTTGTCGTGAGTTACAATTAATGTACTATCTTTGCTGACAGCGACTGTGGGACGCAGCCTTCGACGATGATGAAATGAAGGCATCCATGTTGTTAGCCATGGGAGAGGATGTTAACCAACAGGATCCAGTATGTACAACTTTGCAACATGGTATATTCACAAGGTAGCATCATGTGGTTTTCCATGAATGGTACATCATAACTTTTGAGTGTTCAACTGTTACAAGTTCAAAGTGaaataaatatttaaaaaaagcaaaatgatTCAACACTTTTGATTCTTATATCTGCTTGGCTTGAACCCCTAGGACACAGGGTCCACCCCTCTGTACATTGCTGCCCAGTGTGGCAATGTCAAGGTCATCAATGTGCTGATCAATGATGGCGGTGCAGATGTCAACCTAGCAAAAAAGGTAACATAACCAACTGAGTTGATGATATATTTTTACTGCAGAGTCAGTTGGTTTGTGGACTAGATAACTTAGGAGGGACTGGAGATAAGTGTTGAAGTATATTTCATTAGATATGAATGATAAAGTAACAGAGATTGCTTGGATAATATATGGATAAGTATGACAGTCTGAGATGAATGAGAAAAGCATGTTTGTAATTCTTACTTTGTGTGagtctttaaaaaatgtagGCCTGCACTGTAACTCTCTGCATAGTAACCTCTGCAGAAGGTGACAGTATTTTGCATCCCTGTTCCAGGACGGAGCCACACCCCTCTGTGCTGCCTCCCAGTATGGAAAGATCGATGCAGCCCTGGCCCTTATAGAAGCAGGAGCAGAGACAGAGATTCCAAGAGATGGAGTGAGAATTCTATTGGTTGATTGTAGCTTTCTTGCCACCGGCAACAATCTTATGAACGTATACCTCTGTTGGTTACATCATTGGAAATCTCAGGCAAGATGTATggtttaagattttttttcagattcttGTCCTGAACAATTCAGGAGTCGACAGCCCCTCACTGGACACATTCATGAGCAAGCTGTCTTCCCAGACAGTAGATCCAGAAACTTTTGGATGTGTGCTCAATTAAGTTAGATTTGTCTTTCAAGTGCTGCAATTTACTTCAGACTTTTACAAAGGTTTGAAACTCCTTCATGTAAAGATGTAAGCTATTTGCCATCCACTGCACCTCttggaaacaaataaacaggCTGAAGCCATATTATACACTAAATGCTAGTTGATTAGGATCACCACCAGTGATTACAGTGTGGTCTGTTGCCTGCTTCCAGGATGTTGCCCCTCCCCTCCACATAGCCGTGGTCAAGAACAACCTGGAGATGGCCGTGACCTTGGTGGAGGCTGGCGTTAACATCAATCAAAGGTGGAAGGTAAGTGCAGCCTGGCCACCTATATTTCAACAGTTAACCTGCCACCGTATGAAACTCTGGAAAGTAGACTGAAAGAACAGATAAAGACATAGGCATCTAAGATTTGAATTGAAGTGGACATGTACTATAATGTCTAGGCCATGAACATAGATTAGAGACTACCATAGATTTCTTTTTAATTACTCATTGGCACCATTTGTCAAGGTAATGTCAACTGTGCATTTAAACATCAAGCAATTTTTCTTACTCTCAAATTTGTCTTCCATATAGATGTTACGGTTACTGTTTGCCTGCCTTTCTCTCTCCAGGAAGGTGTCACACCCTTGTTTGTAGCAGCCAAATTTGGCTATGCTGAAATGGTCCGGCTGCTCATCAAGCTGGGAGCAAACATCAATGCAGCATCCAAGAAAGAGGTCAGAACACTGGTTTGTGCAAACTGCATGGTTTAAGCCTTTAACTACTGATTTCTTTTTATGTACATACAAAAGCTTATTTAGGCTTAAAACACCAAAGGACGTTCTATCTTAGATCAATGCTGGGAACTTCCTAAAAATTCTATCAACATGTATAAGCTTTTTGGTATGCACTTTAAAGTTCAAGAGGTATtagatttttcaaattattgcaaTAAATGTATCTTAGTTCCACTTCAAAACAGTTGATGTTTATTTCATGCACAGAATCTGTCACATGCCATAACCCTAAATGATAAATCCCTGTCTCTCTCAGGGTGGTGCCACACCCATCTGTGCAGCTGCCCAGTTTGGCCAGGACATGGTGGTTAACATCCTGGAGAAGGCTGGAGCGGACAGGCGGCCGGCCGAGAAACTGGGCTTCCTGTAGCGGCAGTTAGACTCAGAACTATAGTTATATCTGGCTATACCAGTACATGGAGACCATTTTCTTCATGCTGGCTGATATGAGGGCTATTTTTGTCATGTTCCACTTATCTCTTAGATGCAAGAGTAGTCTGGTAAACAAAATTTTATCCCCAAGAAGCTAAAAGGTTTAGTTATCCAGACAAAAAGTTGGTGGTGACAAGCAGAACTGTTGTTTTTTATGTGCCGCTGTCAGATGATCTCTAATTAAGGTTATGAGATGTAATTATTTTGAAAAGTGAGACCTTTGTTGAAAAGCATCAACTCTGGTTATTAGTATGTTAAGCAGTCAACTTAAATTTGCTGGGCATTGTTGTCGAACCAAGCAGGAAATAGTTTCATCCTTTCTATTGTGGAAACTGAGAGGTAGTAAAGGTCAAACTCCTGCAATGCACTTGCCTTGGATGACTTTTACTTACACTTTAATTATATAAAGACACTGAAATTGAATACTAGAACTTGGGAAAAGTAATGCTTGAAGGGCTCTATCTGAAGCAAAGTATGTTCTAGCTAAGTCCTGACTACAGGTCGAGAGACTGATAAAGCTGTTAAATGGTTATAGACGTATTGTAATTCATTAATGATTTATTAAAAAATATGCCCATACAGTAGCTTGCCTCTTTCCCTGCACTGCTACTTGTTGCCAGTCTAAGAACAAGATGTTGCGGTGTAGATGAGAAGTGAAAACAGAATAAAGATATCTGGCTATGTAACGAACAGGGGTTCTCTCATTGGATATCATCTCTGTAGAACTGGAAAAATATAATAATCCACAATTTAATCAAACAAATTCAATTTCATTAGCaacagatatacatatacatcacTACAGTGCTGATCATGACAGAAAATTttcagatacatttttgtacttataCAACAAGTTATACACTCAACATCCTTCCTAACAGATAACAACTGTTTGAGAAAACAAGGCTTATAATTACAATGCAATCTCTAACAATCCTTTCATTTTGTTTGCCAAACTGACTTCCTTGAAAAAATGTCTCCCTTCCTCTGTCTGGGAGCCAATAAAATCTTTAGGTACACATTTTCTGGTTTGCAAGACCTGCTTTCTTGCTCTTGTGACTGCACAATGATTGGCATCAGACGTTATATTTGGTATTTACAATAAATTGACTTCACACCTATTATGAAATTACATTACTAGTAGCTACATAATCTATAATGTTATCTATTACATAAAAGACCACTCTTCTCATATATGAGTGGATAGTTattgaacaaaaaaatcatgactatcTTTATTGAACACTTAAAAGTTTGTAGAGTTCCACCATAAGCTGACAAGGGGTAAATGTACATGAAACCAGCATGCTTATTTAAATGGTGGACCATTCACTATTTTGTCGCAGTCAAAGATTTAGTTTCATAGTCAAAAGCATACAAGACTGTCAACAAACAACATTTCATTGTTGGTTATAGGTGTCAACAAGAATCTGTTATTCATCAGCAGTACAAACAATACGTGCTATGGGTAAGACAGTTTGCTAAGATGCAGGCTTTTCCAAACTCAGTCACACAAGAACAGACAAGTACTTTCTGCATCTAAAAGCACAGTTGTCTTGCAATGTGTTCAATATATAGTCATGTACAGCCAGCCAAGCTACTTCAGATCTGCATGTAATGCACCCCAAAAGGTACTGTGTAGCCAGGCTACTTTAGATCTCTATTCACTGCACTCCTAGTAGTCCTGTGTAGCCAGACTACTCTGCATGTACTGCTGAAGAGCACTCAATCGGGCGTCGATTTCTGCCATTTCTGCAGACCGGTCATGGTAGCCACCACTGCTGACCTTCTGAACCCCTGCTGACCTCTTCCTGCGGGTAGATGTAGTGGCTGGGGTACTGGACAATCTCTTCCGGCTGTCAGGCCCCTCTGGTGTAGTCCATAGGTAAGAACTACTCGGTGGTTTGCGCTTCTTCAGAACTCCCTTCAACCTGCTTCTTGAAGGTTCATCGTTGTCTGACAGCACCCCTACATCAGAAATGGACCCTGCTGATGACCTCCGGGTTCTGTTCCTGCCCACACTACCTGTACTGCCCACTGAGGATGATCGATTCCGCTCCCTCATAGGAGGGCGTTGTCTGGACCTGGTTCTCCCTCTCTCAGCAGGTGTGCCTCCTGTTCTCACCATGGACCTTGTTTcccttttccttttttctgcagaTTGTTGTTTCTTTAAGTTCTGTCTTTTCACGTATGCAGTGGGGTCAAACCTGGGTTTGCTGCCGATTGGTGATGGCGTTTTGATGTCAGAGTAGGACCGATAAGTCCTCTCTCTGGAACTGGAGCGGGACCTGAGACCTGGTCCACTACGGTCTCGGGATAATGACCGCTCTCGGGATAACGGCCTGTCTCGAAGTCTATCTCGTGAGCGGGAATTGGGTGCTTGCCCACTGCGGTCGCGAGATAATGATCGGTCTCGGAATCTGTCCCGTGAGGTGGACCGTTCCCGCGGCCCTCTCTTGTAAACCGCCAGCTCATTGGTGAGGCTCTTGACGCGTACTCTGAGGTTCCTCTCTGTTGCTCGGAGCTCCTCAAGCTCTTCCTGCAGCTCCTTGTAGGCCTGTGATTTCTTGTTGGCTGAACGCTGGTGTCGGGATCTCTCCTTCAGCAGCTCCTGCTCCAGGTTCTTTACAACCTGTTTAAGGACCCGGATCTCCTTTGCAGGGTTGCCCTTGGCAGTAGAGTCCACATCCCGTCTGAACTGCAAAAAGTCCTGCTCAATCTGCTCTTTTTCCTTGAGCAAGGTGCTGTAAGCCTTACGCAGTTTCCTGAACTCACTGCCCTTATGATCTTGGTTTCCCTGTGTAGTCAGCCTACTGATTTGGTCGTTTAGTCTCCGGATGGTTTCTTGAAGTACAGCAGGATCAGGTTTTCCCACATAAGGAAGTGGTAGAGGGTAGTGGATTCTGTCAAACTCCACTGTATATGTAAGGATGAGATATCTCTTGGTGGTGAGTACCCCGACATGACTAGCAGGCAACGGTTTGGTGCCCACAAAACCTTTCTTTCCTCGCAGGGTTTCCAGGTCTGTGTAGGTCAGCAGGTCAAGTGTCACACTATCACAGGTCTGTGTGAGGGCTGATTCCAACATGTTGACAAAAATGGGGAATGACTTGTAGTTGCCTGTCTTATGTGTCAAGTCCTCTAAGTAAGAACTGCTGAAGGTCCCAGCCCACTGGTCAGCGGTCAGTTTGTCCTGTACCTCCACGGCCAGCTGGTCACCTCCCGTCACGTTCATGGTCACGGTGAACTCCGCCCCACGAAACGAGTAAGTCGCCACCATACTGGTCTCCTCACCCATGGTAAATTTGTCCGGAATGCAACGTTACTCAATCCTGTGAATTTGGTGAAAGTGTTGAGTTGGTAAACAACACAATCTTATTGTCTTCACGCAAATACCTTCTCAGTGAGAGATACCCAGTGCCCTTAATCATTGCTCGTTAcctcaaaaacattttgttacgTTGATCCGTTACTAATTATTAACACACAGTGTTTATATCGGTTGAAGTTACCTTTAGTAAAGAAAGATAGTTCAAACCTGCCGCTCGTCAACCGTCGCCATGTTTGAATGCCTTTACACACGGACTGTTCCACATAAACAACGATGGGGGGAAGTGACAATGTTGAGGTCGCAAATAAAGgtataaaaaattatataaaaagTTAAAATGCTTAAGATTAAGATAGAATAGAAATTTAGATGGACTAGATCTTTAATTTCACATTGGTTCTATATAGATTTTCTAGGACAAACCATACGTAGAAACCCCCCGATAGTTTATTGGAATAAGTTTATGGAATATCGGTAGGTCAGAGTTCAAATTGAAGATGGCTGACCCCGACGTGAAAAAGTTACCCATCTTTCAAGTCGACGCTTTTACAGACAAACCATTCGCTGGAAACCCGGCAGCAGTTTGTCTGTTAGAAGATATGGTAGGTGTTTCTTCTGGAGAATCTTTATTCGCCGCATCAACAgcaacattttgttttaaaacacaATTTAACCTCCCCTCCCTATAACATGCCATAATTCAAGTTTCATACTTCGTGAATTTTTGAAATTTAGGAGTTTGAAATGTAAATCTAGAGAGATTATTTTTAGTAAATACCTGATACCTAATAATACTTAATGATTTCTATGTGAGTTACACTTCGCTACCTGTGCTGTCACAGTACTTTTTCTTCCCCCATTGGCCCCACTCCAGCCCCAAAAAAGTAGCTGTAGCTCATGATCAATAACGGAACATCGCCTGATTCTGTTTGGGGCAAAAATAACCAcccatttcattttttgttttcctCATCTATTGCATATTGTTACTAAGATGTGCCTTTTTCAACAGGATTTGACAGAAGAACACCAACAAAAGATTGCAGCAGAAATGAACCTGTCTGAGACAGCATATCTCCGCAAACTGAACCCTGGTGACGACTTTTCATCAAGTGAGAATACTTGGCAATACACATGGCTACTACTGTAaataagtttgcggggatttaatttcacagtagcaggaaaaagtACTTTTCACGATGGTTCTAAGTTCGCGGcaacaccatacactgtagtcccttactgccatggaaaaatgtttgcggcagTTATAGATTCACGGTGAAGggggccaccgcgaaaaccatgaacattaaaccaccgcaaaagtttctgcatttacagtagcttgtTAAGATGATAATATTACTAAGATGCTTGGATGTGGTCACCATCCATTTCAACAAGATTCCAATCAATTTCCATCCACCCTTGGCCCCTGTTATTAAATCCCCCAAAAGGGTTACAAGCTTACTGTAAAttatacaaagcagctacaaaagcAGATATAAGctgtgaataaaaaataaaaatgtcggAAACAGATTCTAATATCAGAGAGTGCCAAAGTCtacttcaaagtcaaagaagaagatgtgagagaacaaaaatgaaagatGCACTGTTTAATGTATACCAAAATCAATGTGTTCGGTTATTTGTTCAaacttctttgactttgactttgacttagatttcataatgaaggctcCCAGTTCTCCCAGACTCTGGgttcccagagaatgtcataGATATAATAGAATCAACATGACTTGATTATTAAAgatatgtcacacttttacaattTGTTAAATCCATGAAGAAAGCTGCCCATTTGGTTATGGTATAAATAGAGTTGAGCATGGTTGGAAGTTGTTTTCAGACAGTTATGCAGGGCAGTTACATGTTCATGTTATCTACATTGCTGTATTGTAGGTTCCAAGTTTGGTCTCAGATGGTTCACTCCCACCAATGAAGTTGCTCTGTGTGGACATGCGACCCTGGCCTCTGCAGCTACTCTGTTCTACATGATGAGTAAGTAAAATTCTGTATGTCACAGTGTTTCCCTCTCTCAACACAATGATGACAGAAACATGTCAAGTATCTGGAGGCTGAGGAATGCATGTGTAATAGACAAAACCTTGCTCTCAATCACAATAAGTATACTATTGCATTTCAATGTTTATTCACCAAACCTGATGCTATATTATAGTTTTGTTATTACAGTAGTATCATAGTGAATAAAAGTTTCACTAAGGTAGAGTAAGAAGATAAACTTTTCTCCTCTGAGTCTGAAGTTCTGGTGGTAGCATGCTAGTGACTTTGTTGTCATGAGGATTCAGAGCAGGGATAAAGTTAACTACATTTTGCTTTGGTCACGTTCAGCTTCAAACTCTCCCTTCAGAAAACCCCAGTTCCCAGCTGACGTTCCAGACCCTGAGTGGAGACCTGTTTGCCAGGAGGGAGGGAGATTTCATCTCACTGGACCTGCCTGAAAATAAGTCACAGCCTCAGGTGCAAACATACACactgaatgttttattttggcATTGATAATGTTCATTTGATTCATTGTTTAATATCACTAACTTCATCGCTGCTGACAAAATAACAAGTAACTGTGGACTAAAATgtgtctgtttttatttttgcatcCAGGACAAAGAAACATATTCCCAGTTGCTTCAGGTAGGTCCTGTACTTGAAGTAGACTGTACACTTTGTCATGTTGTATAGATAGTATGTGTCTGGCCAAAAGCACTTTCCAGTGTTTGCATCCTTGCTTCTATAGTATCATTTATGTGAGTTTTACtatatgtacaacatgtatataaagAAATAAGTGCACATTCTTCTTCTGTCCTAAAGATAGTGGTGGGGGACCTTCCTGTACAAGACCTTTTTGTGTCTCACACAGCCAAAAAGCTGGTAGTCAGGCTTCAAGATGGTACAACAAGGTCAGTAATGCCATGCGCCTATGTTGCACATGTTCTTGTAGGCACTTGTTGGCATGACCCCTATCAGAGACTTCCAGTACTGCAGGTCTGTAGGAGGGGATCTCCTGGTGAGGCTTACAGATGATGCCACCAGGTCCGTGTAATGAACATCACTGAAATCTTGCCTATCAACAAGTATTCAAATGT encodes the following:
- the LOC118412068 gene encoding ankyrin repeat, bromo and BTB domain-containing protein DDB_G0293800-like yields the protein MGEKTDDEPFLRLWDAAFDDDEMKASMLLAMGEDVNQQDPDTGSTPLYIAAQCGNVKVINVLINDGGADVNLAKKDGATPLCAASQYGKIDAALALIEAGAETEIPRDGDVAPPLHIAVVKNNLEMAVTLVEAGVNINQRWKEGVTPLFVAAKFGYAEMVRLLIKLGANINAASKKEGGATPICAAAQFGQDMVVNILEKAGADRRPAEKLGFL
- the LOC118412064 gene encoding coiled-coil domain-containing protein 61-like — encoded protein: MGEETSMVATYSFRGAEFTVTMNVTGGDQLAVEVQDKLTADQWAGTFSSSYLEDLTHKTGNYKSFPIFVNMLESALTQTCDSVTLDLLTYTDLETLRGKKGFVGTKPLPASHVGVLTTKRYLILTYTVEFDRIHYPLPLPYVGKPDPAVLQETIRRLNDQISRLTTQGNQDHKGSEFRKLRKAYSTLLKEKEQIEQDFLQFRRDVDSTAKGNPAKEIRVLKQVVKNLEQELLKERSRHQRSANKKSQAYKELQEELEELRATERNLRVRVKSLTNELAVYKRGPRERSTSRDRFRDRSLSRDRSGQAPNSRSRDRLRDRPLSRERSLSRDRSGPGLRSRSSSRERTYRSYSDIKTPSPIGSKPRFDPTAYVKRQNLKKQQSAEKRKRETRSMVRTGGTPAERGRTRSRQRPPMRERNRSSSVGSTGSVGRNRTRRSSAGSISDVGVLSDNDEPSRSRLKGVLKKRKPPSSSYLWTTPEGPDSRKRLSSTPATTSTRRKRSAGVQKVSSGGYHDRSAEMAEIDARLSALQQYMQSSLATQDY
- the LOC118412067 gene encoding phenazine biosynthesis-like domain-containing protein isoform X4; translated protein: MADPDVKKLPIFQVDAFTDKPFAGNPAAVCLLEDMDLTEEHQQKIAAEMNLSETAYLRKLNPGDDFSSSSKFGLRWFTPTNEVALCGHATLASAATLFYMMKNPSSQLTFQTLSGDLFARREGDFISLDLPENKSQPQDKETYSQLLQALVGMTPIRDFQYCRSVGGDLLVRLTDDATRQTLESLRPDTASMLAAHTQDIIRGVIVTVKGSLENGCVDNHGEMCDFISRYFAPWNGIPEDPVTGSAHTVLASYWAKELGKTEFYARQCSARGGDLKVRLREDGRVDVAGKATVVLQGMIRI
- the LOC118412067 gene encoding phenazine biosynthesis-like domain-containing protein isoform X10, encoding MADPDVKKLPIFQVDAFTDKPFAGNPAAVCLLEDMDLTEEHQQKIAAEMNLSETAYLRKLNPGDDFSSSSKFGLRWFTPTNEVALCGHATLASAATLFYMMKNPSSQLTFQTLSGDLFARREGDFISLDLPENKSQPQDKETYSQLLQALVGMTPIRDFQYCRSVGGDLLVRLTDDATRQTLESLRPDTASMLAAHTQDIIRGVIVTVKEDPVTGSAHTVLASYWAKELGKTEFYARQCSARGGDLKVRLREDGRVDVAGKATVVLQGMIRI
- the LOC118412067 gene encoding phenazine biosynthesis-like domain-containing protein isoform X9, with the protein product MADPDVKKLPIFQVDAFTDKPFAGNPAAVCLLEDMDLTEEHQQKIAAEMNLSETAYLRKLNPGDDFSSSSKFGLRWFTPTNEVALCGHATLASAATLFYMMKNPSSQLTFQTLSGDLFARREGDFISLDLPENKSQPQDKETYSQLLQIEYSILNSCRQTLESLRPDTASMLAAHTQDIIRGVIVTVKGSLENGCVDNHGEMCDFISRYFAPWNGIPEDPVTGSAHTVLASYWAKELGKTEFYARQCSARGGDLKVRLREDGRVDVAGKATVVLQGMIRI
- the LOC118412067 gene encoding phenazine biosynthesis-like domain-containing protein isoform X11, which codes for MADPDVKKLPIFQVDAFTDKPFAGNPAAVCLLEDMDLTEEHQQKIAAEMNLSETAYLRKLNPGDDFSSSSKFGLRWFTPTNEVALCGHATLASAATLFYMMKNPSSQLTFQTLSGDLFARREGDFISLDLPENKSQPQDKETYSQLLQIVVGDLPVQDLFVSHTAKKLVVRLQDGTTRQTLESLRPDTASMLAAHTQDIIRGVIVTVKEDPVTGSAHTVLASYWAKELGKTEFYARQCSARGGDLKVRLREDGRVDVAGKATVVLQGMIRI
- the LOC118412067 gene encoding phenazine biosynthesis-like domain-containing protein isoform X5 translates to MADPDVKKLPIFQVDAFTDKPFAGNPAAVCLLEDMDLTEEHQQKIAAEMNLSETAYLRKLNPGDDFSSSSKFGLRWFTPTNEVALCGHATLASAATLFYMMKNPSSQLTFQTLSGDLFARREGDFISLDLPENKSQPQDKETYSQLLQIVVGDLPVQDLFVSHTAKKLVVRLQDGTTRQTLESLRPDTASMLAAHTQDIIRGVIVTVKGSLENGCVDNHGEMCDFISRYFAPWNGIPEDPVTGSAHTVLASYWAKELGKTEFYARQCSARGGDLKVRLREDGRVDVAGKATVVLQGMIRI